One part of the Anaeromyxobacter sp. Fw109-5 genome encodes these proteins:
- a CDS encoding NADP-dependent oxidoreductase — translation MQASVPAQMRAAAFDRYGGPEVLHTETLPVPQPGPTQVLIRLDSAGIGAWDPYLRSGEVELGPSGFPRVIGNDGAGEVVAVGDRVRGFRIGDRVYAYSFDAGFYAEYVAVNEDEVAQIPRGLSAEEAGVLGADGVTAVRGLDDQLHLGPGQTLLVYGASGGIGHLAVQLAKRMGARVLAVASGRDGVELVRRLGADAAVDGKRDDVARAARDFAPAGLDAALVLVHGESLDPALSAMRKGGRVAHPNGVEPAPTAPPGVTLLSYDGQPGRDAFEQLNRLIGAGPFHVEIGRVYALDDAARAHREIGRHHLGKLALRIH, via the coding sequence ATGCAAGCGTCCGTTCCAGCGCAGATGAGAGCAGCGGCATTCGATCGGTACGGCGGCCCGGAGGTCCTCCACACCGAGACGCTCCCGGTGCCGCAGCCGGGGCCGACCCAGGTCCTCATCCGGCTGGACTCGGCCGGCATCGGCGCCTGGGATCCCTACCTCCGGTCCGGGGAGGTCGAGCTCGGTCCGAGCGGGTTTCCGCGCGTCATCGGCAACGACGGAGCGGGCGAGGTGGTCGCGGTGGGCGATCGCGTGCGCGGGTTCCGCATCGGCGATCGCGTCTACGCGTACTCCTTCGACGCCGGGTTCTACGCGGAGTACGTCGCGGTGAACGAGGACGAGGTCGCGCAGATCCCACGCGGTCTGAGCGCCGAGGAGGCGGGCGTGCTCGGCGCGGACGGCGTGACGGCGGTGCGCGGCCTGGACGATCAGCTGCACCTCGGGCCGGGACAGACGCTCCTGGTGTACGGCGCGAGCGGCGGGATCGGGCACCTGGCGGTGCAGCTCGCGAAGCGAATGGGCGCGAGGGTCCTCGCGGTCGCCTCCGGGCGGGACGGCGTCGAGCTGGTCCGGAGGCTCGGGGCGGACGCGGCCGTGGACGGCAAGCGGGACGACGTCGCGCGGGCGGCGCGTGACTTCGCGCCTGCCGGTCTGGACGCCGCGCTCGTGCTCGTCCACGGCGAGAGCCTCGACCCCGCGCTCTCCGCGATGCGCAAGGGCGGCCGCGTCGCGCACCCCAACGGCGTCGAGCCGGCGCCGACCGCGCCTCCCGGGGTGACCCTGCTCTCTTACGACGGCCAGCCGGGCCGCGACGCGTTCGAGCAGCTCAACCGGCTCATCGGCGCCGGCCCGTTCCACGTCGAGATCGGGCGGGTGTACGCGCTCGACGACGCGGCGCGGGCGCACCGCGAGATCGGACGGCACCACCTCGGCAAGCTCGCCCTGCGGATTCATTAG
- a CDS encoding RNA polymerase sigma factor — translation MAQDAGSARGFQAGGAPDEAVVHRVLAGDTASFELLMRRHNQRVYRTIRAVLRRDSADVEDAMQQTYLHAYRALAAFEGASSFGTWLTRIALNVALGFVRRQRVAGVELSVEVDEMTRGARDEGPEDGAARSEAAALLERAVAQLRDEHRIVFVLREVEQLSTAETAEALELSEENVKVRLHRARLALREILAGEVGQSAPQAFAFLAPRCDRVVHSVLSSIGARPRTSG, via the coding sequence ATGGCACAGGACGCTGGTTCGGCGAGGGGCTTCCAGGCGGGCGGCGCCCCGGACGAGGCCGTGGTCCACCGCGTACTCGCGGGGGACACCGCGTCGTTCGAGCTCCTGATGCGCCGCCACAACCAGCGCGTGTACCGCACCATCCGCGCGGTGCTGCGCCGGGACTCGGCGGACGTGGAGGACGCGATGCAGCAGACCTACCTGCACGCCTACCGGGCCCTCGCCGCGTTCGAGGGGGCGTCCTCGTTCGGTACGTGGCTGACGCGGATCGCGCTCAACGTCGCGCTCGGCTTCGTGCGGAGGCAGCGCGTCGCCGGCGTGGAGCTCTCGGTGGAGGTGGACGAGATGACCCGCGGCGCGCGCGACGAGGGGCCCGAGGACGGAGCGGCGAGGAGCGAAGCCGCCGCGCTGCTGGAGCGAGCGGTCGCCCAGCTGCGCGACGAGCACCGCATCGTGTTCGTGCTGCGGGAGGTCGAGCAGCTCTCCACCGCCGAGACCGCGGAGGCGCTCGAGCTCTCGGAGGAGAACGTGAAGGTGCGGCTCCACCGGGCGCGCCTCGCGCTGCGCGAGATCCTCGCCGGGGAGGTCGGCCAGTCCGCGCCGCAGGCGTTCGCGTTCCTCGCTCCCCGCTGTGACCGGGTCGTCCACTCGGTGCTCTCCTCGATCGGCGCCCGACCGCGGACGAGCGGATAG
- a CDS encoding enolase C-terminal domain-like protein — translation MELLTEEGVTGRGYLAPYLPRSLKYLAPMVRDLGARLAGGPGGAGAERRRRATLVHALAAQACDLVMPDLMRIGGVTGWLRAAALAAAWGIDLSSHLYPEISSHLMRVTPTAHWIEWQDWAHPVLGQPFLVKDGFIHPREVPGNGLAWDGDAVRRYAVEC, via the coding sequence GTGGAGCTCCTCACGGAGGAAGGCGTCACCGGCCGCGGATACCTCGCGCCCTACCTGCCGCGATCGCTGAAGTACCTCGCGCCGATGGTCCGCGACCTCGGCGCGAGGCTCGCGGGCGGCCCGGGTGGCGCCGGTGCAGAACGGCGACGCCGCGCGACGCTCGTTCACGCGCTCGCGGCGCAGGCGTGCGACCTCGTCATGCCCGACCTCATGCGGATCGGTGGCGTGACGGGCTGGCTGCGCGCGGCCGCGCTCGCGGCCGCGTGGGGGATCGACCTGTCCTCGCACCTGTACCCGGAGATCTCGAGCCACCTCATGCGCGTCACGCCGACGGCGCACTGGATCGAGTGGCAGGACTGGGCGCACCCGGTGCTCGGGCAGCCGTTCCTCGTGAAGGACGGGTTCATCCACCCGCGCGAAGTGCCCGGGAACGGCCTCGCTTGGGACGGGGACGCCGTCCGGCGGTACGCGGTGGAGTGCTGA
- a CDS encoding Smr/MutS family protein produces MGKKPFNNPFDKLKERAKAIPAQPRSSPPPPPPPPTPAHEVTEEELWESATSGVRPLDRGPGVAAPPPPPPAAGPFWHPDLEAIDELRALVAGDAPFDLSDTDEFIEGRAAGLDANLARKLRRGEFAVQGHVDLHGMTRDEAKGAVEDFLRRSRQAGKRCVLVVHGRGLHSKDQLPVLKDALKTWLATGRFARHVLAFASARPVDGGAGAIYVLLRRPGR; encoded by the coding sequence GTGGGCAAGAAGCCCTTCAACAATCCGTTCGACAAGCTGAAGGAGCGCGCGAAGGCGATCCCCGCACAGCCGCGCTCTTCGCCGCCGCCCCCTCCCCCGCCTCCCACTCCTGCCCACGAGGTGACGGAGGAGGAGCTGTGGGAGAGCGCGACGTCGGGCGTGCGCCCGCTCGACCGCGGCCCCGGCGTGGCCGCGCCGCCGCCGCCTCCACCGGCCGCGGGCCCGTTCTGGCACCCAGACCTGGAGGCGATCGACGAGCTGCGCGCGCTCGTCGCAGGGGACGCGCCGTTCGACCTCTCCGACACCGACGAGTTCATCGAGGGCCGCGCGGCCGGCCTCGACGCGAACCTCGCGCGCAAGCTGCGACGCGGCGAGTTCGCGGTGCAGGGGCACGTCGACCTCCACGGCATGACGCGCGACGAGGCGAAGGGCGCGGTGGAGGACTTCCTGCGCCGCTCGCGCCAGGCCGGGAAGCGCTGCGTGCTCGTCGTGCACGGCCGCGGCCTGCACTCGAAGGATCAGCTCCCGGTCCTCAAGGACGCCCTGAAGACCTGGCTCGCCACCGGCCGCTTCGCGCGCCACGTCCTCGCGTTCGCCTCCGCGCGACCGGTGGACGGCGGCGCAGGGGCGATCTACGTGCTCCTGCGGCGTCCCGGGCGATGA
- a CDS encoding CPXCG motif-containing cysteine-rich protein, producing MDIEIQCPYCGEWVVVFVDPGGGAEQTYVEDCPVCCRPWIVHAREEEPGGFAVGLARQDD from the coding sequence GTGGACATCGAGATCCAGTGCCCCTACTGCGGCGAGTGGGTCGTCGTCTTCGTCGATCCCGGCGGTGGTGCGGAGCAGACCTACGTCGAGGACTGCCCCGTCTGCTGCCGGCCGTGGATCGTGCACGCGCGCGAGGAGGAGCCCGGCGGGTTCGCCGTGGGCCTCGCGCGGCAGGACGACTGA
- a CDS encoding ABC transporter ATP-binding protein, which yields MSIVSVEHVSKDYMLGKTVVPALRDVSLSVDEGEFLSIAGPSGSGKTTLLNLVGCVDTPTAGRVLVAGQDTARLSERALTELRLRTIGFIFQSFNLVSVLTVFQNVEFPLLLQGGQTRKERAERVLALLDAVGIQEHARHRPSELSGGQRQRVAIARALVTRPALVLADEPTANLDSETGGNIIDLMREMNRRDGTTFIFSTHDPKVMAHASALVRIEDGRLASREDLDGAASAGGR from the coding sequence ATGTCGATCGTCTCGGTCGAGCACGTCTCCAAGGACTACATGCTCGGGAAGACCGTCGTGCCGGCGCTGCGCGACGTCTCGCTCTCGGTGGACGAGGGCGAGTTCCTCTCCATCGCCGGCCCGTCGGGCAGCGGCAAGACCACGCTCCTCAACCTCGTCGGCTGCGTGGACACGCCCACGGCGGGCCGCGTCCTGGTGGCCGGTCAGGACACCGCCCGGCTCTCCGAGCGCGCCCTCACCGAGCTGCGCCTCCGCACCATCGGCTTCATCTTCCAGAGCTTCAACCTCGTCTCGGTCCTGACGGTGTTCCAGAACGTCGAGTTCCCGCTGCTCCTCCAGGGCGGGCAGACGCGGAAGGAGCGCGCGGAGCGGGTGCTCGCGCTCCTCGACGCCGTCGGCATCCAGGAGCACGCGCGCCATCGCCCGAGCGAGCTCTCGGGCGGGCAGCGGCAGCGCGTGGCCATCGCGCGCGCGCTCGTGACGCGCCCCGCGCTCGTCCTCGCGGACGAGCCCACCGCCAACCTCGACTCCGAGACCGGCGGCAACATCATCGACCTCATGCGGGAGATGAACCGCCGCGACGGCACCACCTTCATCTTCTCCACCCACGATCCCAAGGTGATGGCCCACGCCAGCGCGCTCGTCCGCATCGAGGACGGGCGCCTCGCGAGCCGCGAGGACCTGGACGGCGCGGCCTCGGCGGGGGGCCGCTGA